The following proteins come from a genomic window of Trifolium pratense cultivar HEN17-A07 linkage group LG4, ARS_RC_1.1, whole genome shotgun sequence:
- the LOC123920274 gene encoding zinc finger CCCH domain-containing protein 13 isoform X7, with translation MFERKQFKTRLCALYQKGRCNRHNCSFAHGNAELRRFSSSFNGRRDYLGNDLRDKLERRNLSPPRYSPPRYSPARDARARQTTREYSPPRSPEKKSDRRYKRKQGISGQSDISGSLKVSDRIIDQVKEGKLHSSDSRNTLEDQLKKVHSDIDTLENRKSQLSVRLDESVQEVDSLNSRIQELEAQLNKENGEYKRITSRIRKFVRMHNHNLELQDELKRSQVRLQRFGDQLFSDISIIGANEEDFSVDIVSNDKSKVGHLVETERSGKRSRLSAQTNDKGCEEAPGNGIEVIRHVDLEGKHKKGIWNSSNNTHSEKKESRIEVPSTSMAAHVFDEEVDIEHDNGTDIDETAKTENENAVALQVKGIPLMLTPDLIPRSNYSQYEGKHENVDVDGLDEEAAGSRMDMV, from the exons ATGTTTGAACGGAAGCAGTTCAAGACAAGGTTATGCGCACTCTATCAGAAAGGTCGTTGCAATCGCCATAACTGTTCCTTTGCACATGGGAATGCTGAGCTTCGACGTTTTTCTTCCTCCTTTAACG GAAGGAGGGACTATTTAGGTAATGACTTGAGGGATAAACTTGAGAGAAGGAATTTATCACCTCCAAGATATTCACCTCCAAGATATTCACCGGCTCGAGATGCAAGAGCTCGGCAGACTACTCGCG AATATAGTCCACCGAGGTCTCCGGAGAAAAAAAG TGACAGAAGATATAAGAGAAAACAGGGCATCAGTGGCCAAAGCGATATTTCTGGAAGTTTAAAAGTCTCTGATAGAATTATTGATCAAGTTAAAGAAGGAAAACTGCATTCCTCTGATTCTAGAAATACTCTTGAGGATCAG CTGAAGAAAGTACATTCCGATATCGACACTCTTGAGAACCGGAAATCCCAACTATCG GTCCGTCTAGATGAGAGTGTTCAAGAAGTGGATAGCCTTAATTCCAGAATTCAGGAACTTGAGGCTCAGTTAAACAAGGAGAATGGAGAGTATAAAAG AATTACTTCAAGAATAAGGAAGTTTGTTCGAATGCACAATCATAATTTGGAGTTGCAAGATGAACTTAAGAG ATCACAGGTCCGACTTCAAAGGTTTGGAGATCAGCTTTTCTCGGACATTTCTATAATTGGTGCTAATGAGGAAGATTTTAGCGTTGATATTGTAAGCAATG ATAAATCAAAAGTGGGGCATTTGGTTGAAACAGAAAGAAGCGGGAAGCGTTCTCGATTGTCTGCTCAAACGAATGACAAGGGTTGTGAGGAGGCCCCAGGCAATGGAATTGAAGTTATTAGGCACGTAGATCTTGAAGGAAAGCACAAGAAAGGAATATGGAATTCTTCTAACAACACTCATTCAGAAAAG AAGGAATCCAGGATTGAAGTGCCATCAACCAGCATGGCAGCTCATGTGTTTGACGAGGAAGTTGATATTGAACATGATAATGGAACTGATATCGATGAAACTGCAAAGACAGAAAATGAGAATGCAGTGGCATTACAGGTGAAGGGCATACCTCTCATGCTTACCCCAGATTTGATTCCCCGTAGCAATTATTCACAG TATGAGGGTAAACACGAGAACGTGGATGTGGATGGTCTCGATGAAGAGGCAGCAGGATCACGCATGGACATGGTCTAA
- the LOC123920274 gene encoding zinc finger CCCH domain-containing protein 13 isoform X2, which yields MFERKQFKTRLCALYQKGRCNRHNCSFAHGNAELRRFSSSFNVNGRRDYLGNDLRDKLERRNLSPPRYSPPRYSPARDARARQTTREYSPPRSPEKKSDRRYKRKQGISGQSDISGSLKVSDRIIDQVKEGKLHSSDSRNTLEDQLKKVHSDIDTLENRKSQLSVRLDESVQEVDSLNSRIQELEAQLNKENGEYKRITSRIRKFVRMHNHNLELQDELKRSQVRLQRFGDQLFSDISIIGANEEDFSVDIVSNGENTSLPPITKHNLEQNGGSPCRKRLHGERDSVEKLKQDKSKVGHLVETERSGKRSRLSAQTNDKGCEEAPGNGIEVIRHVDLEGKHKKGIWNSSNNTHSEKKESRIEVPSTSMAAHVFDEEVDIEHDNGTDIDETAKTENENAVALQVKGIPLMLTPDLIPRSNYSQYEGKHENVDVDGLDEEAAGSRMDMV from the exons ATGTTTGAACGGAAGCAGTTCAAGACAAGGTTATGCGCACTCTATCAGAAAGGTCGTTGCAATCGCCATAACTGTTCCTTTGCACATGGGAATGCTGAGCTTCGACGTTTTTCTTCCTCCTTTAACG TTAATG GAAGGAGGGACTATTTAGGTAATGACTTGAGGGATAAACTTGAGAGAAGGAATTTATCACCTCCAAGATATTCACCTCCAAGATATTCACCGGCTCGAGATGCAAGAGCTCGGCAGACTACTCGCG AATATAGTCCACCGAGGTCTCCGGAGAAAAAAAG TGACAGAAGATATAAGAGAAAACAGGGCATCAGTGGCCAAAGCGATATTTCTGGAAGTTTAAAAGTCTCTGATAGAATTATTGATCAAGTTAAAGAAGGAAAACTGCATTCCTCTGATTCTAGAAATACTCTTGAGGATCAG CTGAAGAAAGTACATTCCGATATCGACACTCTTGAGAACCGGAAATCCCAACTATCG GTCCGTCTAGATGAGAGTGTTCAAGAAGTGGATAGCCTTAATTCCAGAATTCAGGAACTTGAGGCTCAGTTAAACAAGGAGAATGGAGAGTATAAAAG AATTACTTCAAGAATAAGGAAGTTTGTTCGAATGCACAATCATAATTTGGAGTTGCAAGATGAACTTAAGAG ATCACAGGTCCGACTTCAAAGGTTTGGAGATCAGCTTTTCTCGGACATTTCTATAATTGGTGCTAATGAGGAAGATTTTAGCGTTGATATTGTAAGCAATGGTGAGAATACTAGTCTCCCTCCAATCACCAAACATAATTTGGAGCAGAATGGCGGATCTCCCTGCAGAAAAAGGCTGCATGGGGAACGAGATTCTGTGGAAAAGTTAAAACAAG ATAAATCAAAAGTGGGGCATTTGGTTGAAACAGAAAGAAGCGGGAAGCGTTCTCGATTGTCTGCTCAAACGAATGACAAGGGTTGTGAGGAGGCCCCAGGCAATGGAATTGAAGTTATTAGGCACGTAGATCTTGAAGGAAAGCACAAGAAAGGAATATGGAATTCTTCTAACAACACTCATTCAGAAAAG AAGGAATCCAGGATTGAAGTGCCATCAACCAGCATGGCAGCTCATGTGTTTGACGAGGAAGTTGATATTGAACATGATAATGGAACTGATATCGATGAAACTGCAAAGACAGAAAATGAGAATGCAGTGGCATTACAGGTGAAGGGCATACCTCTCATGCTTACCCCAGATTTGATTCCCCGTAGCAATTATTCACAG TATGAGGGTAAACACGAGAACGTGGATGTGGATGGTCTCGATGAAGAGGCAGCAGGATCACGCATGGACATGGTCTAA
- the LOC123920274 gene encoding zinc finger CCCH domain-containing protein 13 isoform X8 — protein sequence MGGTNIIHYYVSLVIPVNGRRDYLGNDLRDKLERRNLSPPRYSPPRYSPARDARARQTTREYSPPRSPEKKSDRRYKRKQGISGQSDISGSLKVSDRIIDQVKEGKLHSSDSRNTLEDQLKKVHSDIDTLENRKSQLSVRLDESVQEVDSLNSRIQELEAQLNKENGEYKRITSRIRKFVRMHNHNLELQDELKRSQVRLQRFGDQLFSDISIIGANEEDFSVDIVSNDKSKVGHLVETERSGKRSRLSAQTNDKGCEEAPGNGIEVIRHVDLEGKHKKGIWNSSNNTHSEKQKESRIEVPSTSMAAHVFDEEVDIEHDNGTDIDETAKTENENAVALQVKGIPLMLTPDLIPRSNYSQYEGKHENVDVDGLDEEAAGSRMDMV from the exons ATGGGAGGCACTAATATTATTCATTATTATGTTTCTCTTGTTATTCCAGTTAATG GAAGGAGGGACTATTTAGGTAATGACTTGAGGGATAAACTTGAGAGAAGGAATTTATCACCTCCAAGATATTCACCTCCAAGATATTCACCGGCTCGAGATGCAAGAGCTCGGCAGACTACTCGCG AATATAGTCCACCGAGGTCTCCGGAGAAAAAAAG TGACAGAAGATATAAGAGAAAACAGGGCATCAGTGGCCAAAGCGATATTTCTGGAAGTTTAAAAGTCTCTGATAGAATTATTGATCAAGTTAAAGAAGGAAAACTGCATTCCTCTGATTCTAGAAATACTCTTGAGGATCAG CTGAAGAAAGTACATTCCGATATCGACACTCTTGAGAACCGGAAATCCCAACTATCG GTCCGTCTAGATGAGAGTGTTCAAGAAGTGGATAGCCTTAATTCCAGAATTCAGGAACTTGAGGCTCAGTTAAACAAGGAGAATGGAGAGTATAAAAG AATTACTTCAAGAATAAGGAAGTTTGTTCGAATGCACAATCATAATTTGGAGTTGCAAGATGAACTTAAGAG ATCACAGGTCCGACTTCAAAGGTTTGGAGATCAGCTTTTCTCGGACATTTCTATAATTGGTGCTAATGAGGAAGATTTTAGCGTTGATATTGTAAGCAATG ATAAATCAAAAGTGGGGCATTTGGTTGAAACAGAAAGAAGCGGGAAGCGTTCTCGATTGTCTGCTCAAACGAATGACAAGGGTTGTGAGGAGGCCCCAGGCAATGGAATTGAAGTTATTAGGCACGTAGATCTTGAAGGAAAGCACAAGAAAGGAATATGGAATTCTTCTAACAACACTCATTCAGAAAAG CAGAAGGAATCCAGGATTGAAGTGCCATCAACCAGCATGGCAGCTCATGTGTTTGACGAGGAAGTTGATATTGAACATGATAATGGAACTGATATCGATGAAACTGCAAAGACAGAAAATGAGAATGCAGTGGCATTACAGGTGAAGGGCATACCTCTCATGCTTACCCCAGATTTGATTCCCCGTAGCAATTATTCACAG TATGAGGGTAAACACGAGAACGTGGATGTGGATGGTCTCGATGAAGAGGCAGCAGGATCACGCATGGACATGGTCTAA
- the LOC123920274 gene encoding zinc finger CCCH domain-containing protein 13 isoform X5, with protein sequence MFERKQFKTRLCALYQKGRCNRHNCSFAHGNAELRRFSSSFNVNGRRDYLGNDLRDKLERRNLSPPRYSPPRYSPARDARARQTTREYSPPRSPEKKSDRRYKRKQGISGQSDISGSLKVSDRIIDQVKEGKLHSSDSRNTLEDQLKKVHSDIDTLENRKSQLSVRLDESVQEVDSLNSRIQELEAQLNKENGEYKRITSRIRKFVRMHNHNLELQDELKRSQVRLQRFGDQLFSDISIIGANEEDFSVDIVSNDKSKVGHLVETERSGKRSRLSAQTNDKGCEEAPGNGIEVIRHVDLEGKHKKGIWNSSNNTHSEKKESRIEVPSTSMAAHVFDEEVDIEHDNGTDIDETAKTENENAVALQVKGIPLMLTPDLIPRSNYSQYEGKHENVDVDGLDEEAAGSRMDMV encoded by the exons ATGTTTGAACGGAAGCAGTTCAAGACAAGGTTATGCGCACTCTATCAGAAAGGTCGTTGCAATCGCCATAACTGTTCCTTTGCACATGGGAATGCTGAGCTTCGACGTTTTTCTTCCTCCTTTAACG TTAATG GAAGGAGGGACTATTTAGGTAATGACTTGAGGGATAAACTTGAGAGAAGGAATTTATCACCTCCAAGATATTCACCTCCAAGATATTCACCGGCTCGAGATGCAAGAGCTCGGCAGACTACTCGCG AATATAGTCCACCGAGGTCTCCGGAGAAAAAAAG TGACAGAAGATATAAGAGAAAACAGGGCATCAGTGGCCAAAGCGATATTTCTGGAAGTTTAAAAGTCTCTGATAGAATTATTGATCAAGTTAAAGAAGGAAAACTGCATTCCTCTGATTCTAGAAATACTCTTGAGGATCAG CTGAAGAAAGTACATTCCGATATCGACACTCTTGAGAACCGGAAATCCCAACTATCG GTCCGTCTAGATGAGAGTGTTCAAGAAGTGGATAGCCTTAATTCCAGAATTCAGGAACTTGAGGCTCAGTTAAACAAGGAGAATGGAGAGTATAAAAG AATTACTTCAAGAATAAGGAAGTTTGTTCGAATGCACAATCATAATTTGGAGTTGCAAGATGAACTTAAGAG ATCACAGGTCCGACTTCAAAGGTTTGGAGATCAGCTTTTCTCGGACATTTCTATAATTGGTGCTAATGAGGAAGATTTTAGCGTTGATATTGTAAGCAATG ATAAATCAAAAGTGGGGCATTTGGTTGAAACAGAAAGAAGCGGGAAGCGTTCTCGATTGTCTGCTCAAACGAATGACAAGGGTTGTGAGGAGGCCCCAGGCAATGGAATTGAAGTTATTAGGCACGTAGATCTTGAAGGAAAGCACAAGAAAGGAATATGGAATTCTTCTAACAACACTCATTCAGAAAAG AAGGAATCCAGGATTGAAGTGCCATCAACCAGCATGGCAGCTCATGTGTTTGACGAGGAAGTTGATATTGAACATGATAATGGAACTGATATCGATGAAACTGCAAAGACAGAAAATGAGAATGCAGTGGCATTACAGGTGAAGGGCATACCTCTCATGCTTACCCCAGATTTGATTCCCCGTAGCAATTATTCACAG TATGAGGGTAAACACGAGAACGTGGATGTGGATGGTCTCGATGAAGAGGCAGCAGGATCACGCATGGACATGGTCTAA
- the LOC123920274 gene encoding zinc finger CCCH domain-containing protein 13 isoform X4 — MFERKQFKTRLCALYQKGRCNRHNCSFAHGNAELRRFSSSFNVNGRRDYLGNDLRDKLERRNLSPPRYSPPRYSPARDARARQTTREYSPPRSPEKKSDRRYKRKQGISGQSDISGSLKVSDRIIDQVKEGKLHSSDSRNTLEDQLKKVHSDIDTLENRKSQLSVRLDESVQEVDSLNSRIQELEAQLNKENGEYKRITSRIRKFVRMHNHNLELQDELKRSQVRLQRFGDQLFSDISIIGANEEDFSVDIVSNDKSKVGHLVETERSGKRSRLSAQTNDKGCEEAPGNGIEVIRHVDLEGKHKKGIWNSSNNTHSEKQKESRIEVPSTSMAAHVFDEEVDIEHDNGTDIDETAKTENENAVALQVKGIPLMLTPDLIPRSNYSQYEGKHENVDVDGLDEEAAGSRMDMV, encoded by the exons ATGTTTGAACGGAAGCAGTTCAAGACAAGGTTATGCGCACTCTATCAGAAAGGTCGTTGCAATCGCCATAACTGTTCCTTTGCACATGGGAATGCTGAGCTTCGACGTTTTTCTTCCTCCTTTAACG TTAATG GAAGGAGGGACTATTTAGGTAATGACTTGAGGGATAAACTTGAGAGAAGGAATTTATCACCTCCAAGATATTCACCTCCAAGATATTCACCGGCTCGAGATGCAAGAGCTCGGCAGACTACTCGCG AATATAGTCCACCGAGGTCTCCGGAGAAAAAAAG TGACAGAAGATATAAGAGAAAACAGGGCATCAGTGGCCAAAGCGATATTTCTGGAAGTTTAAAAGTCTCTGATAGAATTATTGATCAAGTTAAAGAAGGAAAACTGCATTCCTCTGATTCTAGAAATACTCTTGAGGATCAG CTGAAGAAAGTACATTCCGATATCGACACTCTTGAGAACCGGAAATCCCAACTATCG GTCCGTCTAGATGAGAGTGTTCAAGAAGTGGATAGCCTTAATTCCAGAATTCAGGAACTTGAGGCTCAGTTAAACAAGGAGAATGGAGAGTATAAAAG AATTACTTCAAGAATAAGGAAGTTTGTTCGAATGCACAATCATAATTTGGAGTTGCAAGATGAACTTAAGAG ATCACAGGTCCGACTTCAAAGGTTTGGAGATCAGCTTTTCTCGGACATTTCTATAATTGGTGCTAATGAGGAAGATTTTAGCGTTGATATTGTAAGCAATG ATAAATCAAAAGTGGGGCATTTGGTTGAAACAGAAAGAAGCGGGAAGCGTTCTCGATTGTCTGCTCAAACGAATGACAAGGGTTGTGAGGAGGCCCCAGGCAATGGAATTGAAGTTATTAGGCACGTAGATCTTGAAGGAAAGCACAAGAAAGGAATATGGAATTCTTCTAACAACACTCATTCAGAAAAG CAGAAGGAATCCAGGATTGAAGTGCCATCAACCAGCATGGCAGCTCATGTGTTTGACGAGGAAGTTGATATTGAACATGATAATGGAACTGATATCGATGAAACTGCAAAGACAGAAAATGAGAATGCAGTGGCATTACAGGTGAAGGGCATACCTCTCATGCTTACCCCAGATTTGATTCCCCGTAGCAATTATTCACAG TATGAGGGTAAACACGAGAACGTGGATGTGGATGGTCTCGATGAAGAGGCAGCAGGATCACGCATGGACATGGTCTAA
- the LOC123920274 gene encoding zinc finger CCCH domain-containing protein 13 isoform X6 translates to MFERKQFKTRLCALYQKGRCNRHNCSFAHGNAELRRFSSSFNGRRDYLGNDLRDKLERRNLSPPRYSPPRYSPARDARARQTTREYSPPRSPEKKSDRRYKRKQGISGQSDISGSLKVSDRIIDQVKEGKLHSSDSRNTLEDQLKKVHSDIDTLENRKSQLSVRLDESVQEVDSLNSRIQELEAQLNKENGEYKRITSRIRKFVRMHNHNLELQDELKRSQVRLQRFGDQLFSDISIIGANEEDFSVDIVSNDKSKVGHLVETERSGKRSRLSAQTNDKGCEEAPGNGIEVIRHVDLEGKHKKGIWNSSNNTHSEKQKESRIEVPSTSMAAHVFDEEVDIEHDNGTDIDETAKTENENAVALQVKGIPLMLTPDLIPRSNYSQYEGKHENVDVDGLDEEAAGSRMDMV, encoded by the exons ATGTTTGAACGGAAGCAGTTCAAGACAAGGTTATGCGCACTCTATCAGAAAGGTCGTTGCAATCGCCATAACTGTTCCTTTGCACATGGGAATGCTGAGCTTCGACGTTTTTCTTCCTCCTTTAACG GAAGGAGGGACTATTTAGGTAATGACTTGAGGGATAAACTTGAGAGAAGGAATTTATCACCTCCAAGATATTCACCTCCAAGATATTCACCGGCTCGAGATGCAAGAGCTCGGCAGACTACTCGCG AATATAGTCCACCGAGGTCTCCGGAGAAAAAAAG TGACAGAAGATATAAGAGAAAACAGGGCATCAGTGGCCAAAGCGATATTTCTGGAAGTTTAAAAGTCTCTGATAGAATTATTGATCAAGTTAAAGAAGGAAAACTGCATTCCTCTGATTCTAGAAATACTCTTGAGGATCAG CTGAAGAAAGTACATTCCGATATCGACACTCTTGAGAACCGGAAATCCCAACTATCG GTCCGTCTAGATGAGAGTGTTCAAGAAGTGGATAGCCTTAATTCCAGAATTCAGGAACTTGAGGCTCAGTTAAACAAGGAGAATGGAGAGTATAAAAG AATTACTTCAAGAATAAGGAAGTTTGTTCGAATGCACAATCATAATTTGGAGTTGCAAGATGAACTTAAGAG ATCACAGGTCCGACTTCAAAGGTTTGGAGATCAGCTTTTCTCGGACATTTCTATAATTGGTGCTAATGAGGAAGATTTTAGCGTTGATATTGTAAGCAATG ATAAATCAAAAGTGGGGCATTTGGTTGAAACAGAAAGAAGCGGGAAGCGTTCTCGATTGTCTGCTCAAACGAATGACAAGGGTTGTGAGGAGGCCCCAGGCAATGGAATTGAAGTTATTAGGCACGTAGATCTTGAAGGAAAGCACAAGAAAGGAATATGGAATTCTTCTAACAACACTCATTCAGAAAAG CAGAAGGAATCCAGGATTGAAGTGCCATCAACCAGCATGGCAGCTCATGTGTTTGACGAGGAAGTTGATATTGAACATGATAATGGAACTGATATCGATGAAACTGCAAAGACAGAAAATGAGAATGCAGTGGCATTACAGGTGAAGGGCATACCTCTCATGCTTACCCCAGATTTGATTCCCCGTAGCAATTATTCACAG TATGAGGGTAAACACGAGAACGTGGATGTGGATGGTCTCGATGAAGAGGCAGCAGGATCACGCATGGACATGGTCTAA
- the LOC123920274 gene encoding zinc finger CCCH domain-containing protein 13 isoform X3: MFERKQFKTRLCALYQKGRCNRHNCSFAHGNAELRRFSSSFNGRRDYLGNDLRDKLERRNLSPPRYSPPRYSPARDARARQTTREYSPPRSPEKKSDRRYKRKQGISGQSDISGSLKVSDRIIDQVKEGKLHSSDSRNTLEDQLKKVHSDIDTLENRKSQLSVRLDESVQEVDSLNSRIQELEAQLNKENGEYKRITSRIRKFVRMHNHNLELQDELKRSQVRLQRFGDQLFSDISIIGANEEDFSVDIVSNGENTSLPPITKHNLEQNGGSPCRKRLHGERDSVEKLKQDKSKVGHLVETERSGKRSRLSAQTNDKGCEEAPGNGIEVIRHVDLEGKHKKGIWNSSNNTHSEKQKESRIEVPSTSMAAHVFDEEVDIEHDNGTDIDETAKTENENAVALQVKGIPLMLTPDLIPRSNYSQYEGKHENVDVDGLDEEAAGSRMDMV; this comes from the exons ATGTTTGAACGGAAGCAGTTCAAGACAAGGTTATGCGCACTCTATCAGAAAGGTCGTTGCAATCGCCATAACTGTTCCTTTGCACATGGGAATGCTGAGCTTCGACGTTTTTCTTCCTCCTTTAACG GAAGGAGGGACTATTTAGGTAATGACTTGAGGGATAAACTTGAGAGAAGGAATTTATCACCTCCAAGATATTCACCTCCAAGATATTCACCGGCTCGAGATGCAAGAGCTCGGCAGACTACTCGCG AATATAGTCCACCGAGGTCTCCGGAGAAAAAAAG TGACAGAAGATATAAGAGAAAACAGGGCATCAGTGGCCAAAGCGATATTTCTGGAAGTTTAAAAGTCTCTGATAGAATTATTGATCAAGTTAAAGAAGGAAAACTGCATTCCTCTGATTCTAGAAATACTCTTGAGGATCAG CTGAAGAAAGTACATTCCGATATCGACACTCTTGAGAACCGGAAATCCCAACTATCG GTCCGTCTAGATGAGAGTGTTCAAGAAGTGGATAGCCTTAATTCCAGAATTCAGGAACTTGAGGCTCAGTTAAACAAGGAGAATGGAGAGTATAAAAG AATTACTTCAAGAATAAGGAAGTTTGTTCGAATGCACAATCATAATTTGGAGTTGCAAGATGAACTTAAGAG ATCACAGGTCCGACTTCAAAGGTTTGGAGATCAGCTTTTCTCGGACATTTCTATAATTGGTGCTAATGAGGAAGATTTTAGCGTTGATATTGTAAGCAATGGTGAGAATACTAGTCTCCCTCCAATCACCAAACATAATTTGGAGCAGAATGGCGGATCTCCCTGCAGAAAAAGGCTGCATGGGGAACGAGATTCTGTGGAAAAGTTAAAACAAG ATAAATCAAAAGTGGGGCATTTGGTTGAAACAGAAAGAAGCGGGAAGCGTTCTCGATTGTCTGCTCAAACGAATGACAAGGGTTGTGAGGAGGCCCCAGGCAATGGAATTGAAGTTATTAGGCACGTAGATCTTGAAGGAAAGCACAAGAAAGGAATATGGAATTCTTCTAACAACACTCATTCAGAAAAG CAGAAGGAATCCAGGATTGAAGTGCCATCAACCAGCATGGCAGCTCATGTGTTTGACGAGGAAGTTGATATTGAACATGATAATGGAACTGATATCGATGAAACTGCAAAGACAGAAAATGAGAATGCAGTGGCATTACAGGTGAAGGGCATACCTCTCATGCTTACCCCAGATTTGATTCCCCGTAGCAATTATTCACAG TATGAGGGTAAACACGAGAACGTGGATGTGGATGGTCTCGATGAAGAGGCAGCAGGATCACGCATGGACATGGTCTAA
- the LOC123920274 gene encoding zinc finger CCCH domain-containing protein 13 isoform X1: MFERKQFKTRLCALYQKGRCNRHNCSFAHGNAELRRFSSSFNVNGRRDYLGNDLRDKLERRNLSPPRYSPPRYSPARDARARQTTREYSPPRSPEKKSDRRYKRKQGISGQSDISGSLKVSDRIIDQVKEGKLHSSDSRNTLEDQLKKVHSDIDTLENRKSQLSVRLDESVQEVDSLNSRIQELEAQLNKENGEYKRITSRIRKFVRMHNHNLELQDELKRSQVRLQRFGDQLFSDISIIGANEEDFSVDIVSNGENTSLPPITKHNLEQNGGSPCRKRLHGERDSVEKLKQDKSKVGHLVETERSGKRSRLSAQTNDKGCEEAPGNGIEVIRHVDLEGKHKKGIWNSSNNTHSEKQKESRIEVPSTSMAAHVFDEEVDIEHDNGTDIDETAKTENENAVALQVKGIPLMLTPDLIPRSNYSQYEGKHENVDVDGLDEEAAGSRMDMV, from the exons ATGTTTGAACGGAAGCAGTTCAAGACAAGGTTATGCGCACTCTATCAGAAAGGTCGTTGCAATCGCCATAACTGTTCCTTTGCACATGGGAATGCTGAGCTTCGACGTTTTTCTTCCTCCTTTAACG TTAATG GAAGGAGGGACTATTTAGGTAATGACTTGAGGGATAAACTTGAGAGAAGGAATTTATCACCTCCAAGATATTCACCTCCAAGATATTCACCGGCTCGAGATGCAAGAGCTCGGCAGACTACTCGCG AATATAGTCCACCGAGGTCTCCGGAGAAAAAAAG TGACAGAAGATATAAGAGAAAACAGGGCATCAGTGGCCAAAGCGATATTTCTGGAAGTTTAAAAGTCTCTGATAGAATTATTGATCAAGTTAAAGAAGGAAAACTGCATTCCTCTGATTCTAGAAATACTCTTGAGGATCAG CTGAAGAAAGTACATTCCGATATCGACACTCTTGAGAACCGGAAATCCCAACTATCG GTCCGTCTAGATGAGAGTGTTCAAGAAGTGGATAGCCTTAATTCCAGAATTCAGGAACTTGAGGCTCAGTTAAACAAGGAGAATGGAGAGTATAAAAG AATTACTTCAAGAATAAGGAAGTTTGTTCGAATGCACAATCATAATTTGGAGTTGCAAGATGAACTTAAGAG ATCACAGGTCCGACTTCAAAGGTTTGGAGATCAGCTTTTCTCGGACATTTCTATAATTGGTGCTAATGAGGAAGATTTTAGCGTTGATATTGTAAGCAATGGTGAGAATACTAGTCTCCCTCCAATCACCAAACATAATTTGGAGCAGAATGGCGGATCTCCCTGCAGAAAAAGGCTGCATGGGGAACGAGATTCTGTGGAAAAGTTAAAACAAG ATAAATCAAAAGTGGGGCATTTGGTTGAAACAGAAAGAAGCGGGAAGCGTTCTCGATTGTCTGCTCAAACGAATGACAAGGGTTGTGAGGAGGCCCCAGGCAATGGAATTGAAGTTATTAGGCACGTAGATCTTGAAGGAAAGCACAAGAAAGGAATATGGAATTCTTCTAACAACACTCATTCAGAAAAG CAGAAGGAATCCAGGATTGAAGTGCCATCAACCAGCATGGCAGCTCATGTGTTTGACGAGGAAGTTGATATTGAACATGATAATGGAACTGATATCGATGAAACTGCAAAGACAGAAAATGAGAATGCAGTGGCATTACAGGTGAAGGGCATACCTCTCATGCTTACCCCAGATTTGATTCCCCGTAGCAATTATTCACAG TATGAGGGTAAACACGAGAACGTGGATGTGGATGGTCTCGATGAAGAGGCAGCAGGATCACGCATGGACATGGTCTAA